DNA from Nitriliruptor alkaliphilus DSM 45188:
GAGTAGGCGGCGAACCCGAGCGCCTCCTGCAACCCGTCGAGCTCCTGCAGGATCGCACCGAACGACAGGTGCGGGATGGGGTTGTTGCCGATCTGCGATGCGATCGCGAAGGCGGGGATCAGGTAGGCGATGATCAGCACGGTGTACTGCGCCACCTGGACCCAGGTGATGCCCTTCATGCCGCCGAGGACGGCGTAGAACAGCACCACACCCATCCCGATCATCACGCCGACCGAGACGTTGACGTTGAGGAACCGTCCGAAGACGATGCCGACGCCCTGCATCTGACCGACGACGTACGTGAACGAGACGAAGATGGCCGCCAGCGCCGCGACGAGCCGCGCCGTCGACGAGTACCGATCACCGAAGAAGTCGGGGACGGTGAACTTCCCGAACTTGCGCAGGTAGGGCGCCAACAGGACGGCGAGGAGCACGTACCCGCCGGTCCACCCCATCAGGTAGAACGACGCGTCGTAGCCGCCGAAGGCCACGATCCCGGCCATCGAGATGAACGAGGCGGCCGACATCCAGTCCGCCGCGATGGCAGCACCGTTCGCGGGCGCCGGGATGCCCTTGCCCGCGACGTAGAAGCCCTCCGTGGTGCTGACCCGGCTGCGCCAGGCGATGGTGAAGTAGAGCCCGAAGGTCCCGATGACCCAGAAGATGGTCCAGCCGAGGATTCCCATGGTCAGTGCCTCCGCCCGTGCTCGTCACGTTCGGCGACCCCGAACTCGTCGTCGAGCCTGTCCATCCGCAGGACGTAGATGCCGATCAGCACCACGAAGGTGATGATCGATCCCTGCTGGGCGAACCAGAACCCGATCGGCACGTTGAAGATCGTCCCGAGGTCGTTGAGCGGTTGCACGAACAGGATCCCGGCGCCGAAGGAGACCGCGAACCAGACCGCGAGCAGCGCTCCGATCAGTCGCACGTTCCTGCGCCAGTAGGCCTTGCGTTGCCCATCGTCCACGGTGCTGCCCTCTCTCCCGGGGTGGTCGTTCGGTTCGGTGCTGCGCGGGCTCTCCTCCCGCGACGTGGCACACGCTCGTCAGGCCGCGGACGGCGGGCAACGGGCACCCCACGAGCGGCACGTCGCCACCGTTCAGCGGCCGGACGGCGCCCGCGGGGCAGCTGACCGGGGCCTTCCGACCGTTCGTCGGCCGTCCACGACCGGTCAGGCGGCACCGTGGCCCGTTGGTCGGCCGCCACCTGGTGGGTCGCACGACGCGCCGTAGGGTCGTGCTCGTGACCACCTCGACCGCCACCCGCCACGGGCCGCCTGCTGCGCCACCGCCTCCGCGATGGCCCTACCACGGACGCCCCCAGCGCCGGCTGCTGGTCGCCTCGCTCCTGCTCCTGCTCGGCGCCGTGACCCCGTGGATCGACACCGTCGCCGGCAACGTCCTCGGCGTCGCCGGTGCGGGCATCTACACCCTCGCCGCAGGTGGCATCGGCCTGGCCGGCGCGGTGTTCTTCCGACGCCGATCCGTCGTCGTCGCACACGCCGTGGTGGCCGCCGTGACGCCGCTCGTCCTCGGCGGCTGGCAGGTGGCCCGCCTGGTCGCCATCGGGTGCGACTTCCGTGTCTGCGCCCCCTCGTTCGGCCTCCTGCTCACCGTGGCGGGCGGCGCTGTGGCCGCGAGCGCCGCGCTCCAACTGCTGCGTGGTGCCGGCGACCGGTGACCGGTGACCCGCCGCTGGGCGGGCTACCGTCACCGGTCGTGGGAGACGGACCGGCAGGTGGCGACCAGGCGAGGGCTGCCTCGAGCGGCCCCGCGGCTTCCGACGCGCCCGCCGAGGTCGACGCGGCCGTCGCCACCCAGCGTCGCACCGCCATCGGGTACGGGTTGGTGTTCCTCCTCGTCACCGGCTCGGTGCCCGTCCTGACCCTCGTGCTGCCGTGGTGGAGCGATGCGAGGCTGGCGGGCGGTCTGTCGCCCAACTTCCTCGTCGCGGCCGTCGGTCTCTACGTGTTCTTCCTCGCGCTCGGCACCGCGGCGGCGACCCTCGCGACCGCGATCGAGGACCGCATGCTCGGCGGCACCGACCCCGACGAGCCGATGTGACCACCATCGACCTGGCCACGTTGACCCTCTTCGGGCTGTCCATCGCCGTGGTGTCGGCACTCGCGTGGTCGCGGACACGCGCGACGACCGTCGACTTCTTCCTCGCCGGTCGCCGGACGGGGACGGCGACCAACGCCTGCGCGATCTGTGGGGACTACCTGTCGGCGGCGTCGTTCCTCGGCGTCGCGGCGGCCGTCTACGCGTCCGGCCTCGACGGGGTGTGGTACGCGACCGGCTTCGCCGCCGGGTTCG
Protein-coding regions in this window:
- a CDS encoding DUF4212 domain-containing protein, which produces MDDGQRKAYWRRNVRLIGALLAVWFAVSFGAGILFVQPLNDLGTIFNVPIGFWFAQQGSIITFVVLIGIYVLRMDRLDDEFGVAERDEHGRRH